A single genomic interval of Helianthus annuus cultivar XRQ/B chromosome 6, HanXRQr2.0-SUNRISE, whole genome shotgun sequence harbors:
- the LOC110865346 gene encoding condensin complex subunit 1 — MSPTFIFPPNLAALEQQDSGDDASVLSVQHSTCISSLRPSDLEEFVKGISFDLSDKELFCVEEQDVFDRIYSLVKCFGDLTPGSKLNIVESLRSNFSVLLPNIDSLFRAAASPASGSGCGDGGGVLDRVNSHRNAFKIYTFFLIHVVLSQEAAGGSSNATKALPSGRKKHPASSWNWEAQRGRILNLIANSLEINLSLLFGSSDPDENYLSFVVRNSLSMFENPTLLKDADAKEALCRIIGTCATKYHYLAQSCASILHLLHKHDFVVIHLADAVAWAEKKYSDGSLCISLIRDIGRTNPKDYVKDTAGADNIGRFLVELADRLPKLISTNIGLLVPHFGGESYKIRNALVGVLGKLVAKAFNDIEGEVSTKSIRLRTKQAMLEILLERARDVSAYTRSRVLQVWAELCEEHSVTIGLWNEVAVVAAGRLEDKSAIVRKSALSLLIMMLQHNPFGPQLRVASFEATLKEYTKKLNELEPNRSSESVLDASHLDSVDSDTGNEDGDNDGVLKKQDDSLTDSCIAQEDEQSTQMDSSVPDVGNLEQTRTLIASLEAGLRFSKCISDTMPILVQLMASSSATDVENTILLLMRCKQFQIDGSEACLRKMLPLVFSQDKSICEAVENAFVTIYITKSPPETAKNLITLATDSNIGDLAALEFIVNSLVSKGDISTSTVSALWDYFCFNASGTSAERSRGALSVLCMAAKSSADILSSHLQDIIDIGFGRWAKVEPLLARTACIALQRLSPVDQKNLLTNHGSRLFGVLDGLITGSWIPEHIWYAAADKAISTIYAIHPSPETLAADLIIKSHNSVFGVDGLQNDNNVLTTAQATKLSRFLYVISHVAMNQLVYVESCVRKIQKEKAKKEKLAAEGQNAGSNGKSKEDDINAELGVAATEDAVLDILSERAEKEIVSSASTEKNLIGYCAPFVSKLCRNFSLMQKYPELQASGMLALCRLMIIDANFCEANLQLLFTVVESAPSETVRSNCTIALGDLAVRFPNLLEPWTENMYSRLHDPSLSVRKNAVLVLSHLILNDMMKVKGHINEMAMRLEDEDERISNLAKLFFHELSKKGNNPIYNLLPDILGKLSNQDLKQESFFNIMQFLIGSIKKDKQMEALVEKLCHRFSGVTDARQWENISYCLSQLSFTDKGIKKLIELFKVYEHVLSNDAVMDHFRSIINKGKKFAKPELKACIEEFEGKVDKFHIDKKEQELTARNAAAHQQKADAMKNITLDEKNQEESSESEAAEDGEVMDPSMDGTSDVSSNEKASKPLGSEECSHASSQVIQSEPYDDDEVKSPEFVPKGTAKQRAKKNSTSVKVESHAAAVRVTRSRRR; from the exons ATGTCTCCGACGTTCATATTTCCCCCAAATCTCGCCGCCCTAGAGCAACAAGATTCCGGCGATGATGCTTCTGTTCTCTCCGTCCAACACTCCACCTGCATCTCCTCTCTCCGTCCTTCAGATCTCGAAGAATTCGTCAAAG GCATTTCGTTCGATTTATCGGACAAAGAGCTGTTTTGCGTCGAAGAACAAGACGTTTTTGATAGGATTTACTCACTGGTGAAGTGTTTCGGTGACCTAACTCCTGGTTCGAAGCTGAATATTGTTGAGAGTCTTCGGTCCAACTTTAGTGTGTTGCTTCCGAATATTGATTCACTTTTTAGGGCTGCGGCTTCGCCTGCTAGTGGGAGTGGatgtggtgacggtggtggtgtgCTTGATAGAGTTAATTCGCACCGGAATGCGTTTAAGATTTATACGTTTTTTCTGATTCATGTGGTGTTATCTCAGGAAGCTGCCGGTGGTTCTAGCAATGCTACTAAA GCGCTGCCAAGTGGCAGGAAGAAACATCCTGCTAGCTCATGGAATTGGGAGGCTCAAAGGGGACGCATACTAAATTTGATTGCAAATTCTCTGGAAATCAACCTCTCATTGCTCTTTGGCTCATCAGACCCAGATGAAAATTATCTGTCTTTTGTAGTGAG AAATTCACTTTCTATGTTCGAGAATCCAACACTGTTGAAAGATGCTGATGCAAAAGAAGCTTTATGCCGTATCATTGGAACCTGTGCAACAAAATACCACTATTTAGCTCAATCTTGTGCTTCAATCTTGCATTTACTTCACAAACACGATTTTGTCGTTATACACTTGGCTGATGCTGTTGCTTGGGCCGAGAAAAAGTATTCAGACGGGAGTCTGTGTATCTCTCTCATTAGAGATATAGGGAGAACTAACCCAAAAGACTACGTAAAAGACACTGCTGGAGCTGATAATATTGGTCGGTTTCTTGTAGAGCTCGCTGATCGTTTACCAAAGTTAATTTCAACCAACATTGGTTTACTAGTTCCTCATTTCGGTGGAGAATCGTACAAGATACGGAATGCTCTTGTTGGAGTGTTGGGGAAGTTAGTAGCAAAAGCCTTTAATGATATCGAAGGTGAAGTAAGTACGAAGTCTATTCGTCTTCGAACGAAGCAGGCGATGCTGGAAATTCTTCTAGAACGTGCTAGAGATGTTTCAGCTTATACTCGAAGTCGAGTGTTACAAGTATGGGCGGAGCTCTGCGAAGAACATTCTGTAACTATTGGTTTATGGAATGAAGTTGCTGTAGTAGCTGCTGGACGGTTGGAAGATAAGAGTGCGATAGTGAGAAAATCTGCACTGAGTTTGTTAATTATGATGCTGCAACATAATCCGTTTGGGCCACAACTGCGTGTAGCTTCATTTGAGGCAACGTTAAAGGAGTACACGAAGAAGTTGAATGAACTAGAACCGAATCGGTCATCAGAAAGCGTATTGGATGCATCACATTTGGATAGTGTGGATAGTGATACAGGAAATGAAGATGGTGACAATGATGGAGTTTTGAAGAAGCAGGACGATAGTTTGACGGACAGCTGTATCGCACAAGAGGATGAACAGAGTACTCAAATGGATAGTTCGGTACCAGATGTTGGGAATTTGGAGCAAACCCGGACTTTGATTGCGTCACTTGAAGCGGGATTGAGATTTTCAAAGTGTATATCTGACACCATGCCGATCCTTGTCCAATTAATGGCTTCATCATCAGcaactgatgttgaaaatacgATTTTATTGCTGATGAGGTGCAAACAGTTTCAGATTGATGGATCCGAAGCCTGCCTTAGAAAGATGTTGCCACTG GTATTCTCTCAAGATAAATCTATTTGTGAAGCTGTGGAGAATGCATTTGTTACAATCTACATAACAAAGAGTCCACCTGAAACCGCTAAAAACCTTATAACTCTTGCCACCGATTCAAACATTGGGGACCTTGCAGCATTGGAGTTTATCGTTAATTCATTGGTGTCTAAAGGGGACATCTCCACTAGTACG GTGTCAGCATTGTGGGACTATTTCTGTTTCAACGCTAGTGGAACTAGTGCAGAACGCAGCCGCGGGGCTCTATCTGTACTCTGCATGGCTGCCAAATCATCAGCCGATATTCTTAGTTCCCATCTACAAGATATAATCGATATCGGTTTCGGTAGGTGGGCAAAGGTAGAACCTTTGCTTGCTAGAACCGCTTGTATTGCACTACAACGGTTATCTCCCGTTGACCAAAAAAATCTGTTGACTAATCACGGCAGCAGGTTGTTTGGTGTTTTAGACGGTTTGATTACCGGATCTTGGATTCCAGAACATATATGGTATGCTGCGGCTGATAAAGCAATCAGCACAATATACGCTATTCATCCTTCTCCAGAAACTCTAGCAGCTGATTTGATTATAAAATCTCATAATTCTGTTTTTGGAGTTGATGGGTTGCAAAATGACAATAATGTCCTTACTACAGCTCAAGCTACGAAACTAAGTAGATTTCTATATGTTATAAGTCATGTTGCCATGAATCAACTGGTATACGTTGAATCATGCGTTAGGAAGATTCAGAAAGAAAAAGCAAAGAAAGAAAAACTAGCTGCAGAAGGCCAAAATGCTGGCAGTAATGGTAAATCAAAG GAAGATGATATAAACGCAGAATTAGGCGTTGCTGCCACTGAGGATGCAGTGCTTGACATACTTTCTGAACGGGCCGAAAAGGAAATTGTTTCTAGTGCTTCTACCGAAAAAAACTTGATTGGATACTGTGCACCGTTTGTGTCGAAACTGTGTAGAAACTTCAGTTTAATGCAGAAG TATCCTGAGTTACAGGCATCTGGAATGCTTGCTCTATGCCGGCTGATGATAATTGATGCCAACTTTTG CGAAGCAAACCTTCAACTTCTATTCACTGTCGTTGAGAGTGCACCATCTGAAACTGTTCGCTCCAACTGTACAATTGCTCTTGGTGATCTGGCGGTTCGTTTTCCGAATCTTTTAGAACCGTGGACAGAGAACATGTACTCACGACTGCATGATCCTTCACTTTCTGTAAGGAAGAATGCTGTTTTAGTTCTCTCTCATCTCATTCTCAATGACATGATGAAG GTTAAAGGTCATATAAATGAGATGGCGATGAGActagaagatgaagatgaaaggATTTCTAATCTTGCAAAACTATTTTTCCATGAGCTGTCAAAGAAAG GAAATAATCCTATATATAATTTACTACCGGATATTCTTGGCAAGCTGTCAAACCAGGATTTGAAACAAGAATCTTTCTTCAACATAATGCAGTTCTTGATAGGGTCAATCAAGAAG GACAAGCAAATGGAAGCCCTTGTTGAAAAGCTATGCCATAGATTCAGTGGTGTCACAG ATGCTAGGCAGTGGGAAAACATATCATACTGTCTCTCACAACTATCGTTTACTGACAAAGGCATTAAGAAGTTGATAGAATTATTTAAAGTTTATGAACATGTTTTATCAAATGATGCTGTGATGGATCATTTTAGAAGCATAATAAACAAG ggtaagaagtttgcaaaaccaGAACTAAAGGCATGCATCGAAGAATTCGAGGGGAAAGTCGACAAATTTCACATCGATAAAAAGGAACAGGAACTTACAGCAAGAAACGCAGCTGCTCATCAACAGAAAGCGGATGCCATGAAAAACATTACGCTGGATGAGAAAAATCAAGAGGAAAGTAGCGAGTCTGAAGCTGCTGAAG ATGGTGAGGTCATGGATCCCTCAATGGATGGAACAAGTGATGTTTCTAGTAACGAAAAAGCTTCAAAACCTCTCGGGTCTGAAGAATGTTCACACGCTTCTAGTCAAGTGATTCAGTCAGAACCGTACGATGATGATGAGGTCAAATCTCCTGAATTTGTTCCCAAAG GAACCGCGAAGCAGAGAGCTAAGAAAAATAGTACATCTGTGAAGGTAGAATCACATGCTGCAGCCGTGAGAGTTACAAGGTCTAGAAGAAGGTGA